From a single Pseudopipra pipra isolate bDixPip1 chromosome 7, bDixPip1.hap1, whole genome shotgun sequence genomic region:
- the TRAK2 gene encoding trafficking kinesin-binding protein 2 isoform X1, producing MSFAHRGLDSIPDVCSNEDLPEVELVSMLEEQLPDYKLRVDSLYLYENKDWIQSSPCHGRLPEITSPARDEESFRYMTLIELPSSSLDGSHKFAQVLGTGNAEQKTYSDADMVKRLLAEKDRDLELAARIGQALLKRNHLLMEQNEALEEQLGQTLDRVNQLQHELSKKDDLLRIVSIASEESETDSSCSTPLRFNESFTVPHDPLQLDVLQDKLRELEEENLALRSKACHLKTETITYEEKEQQLVNDCVKELRQTNAHISRITEELSEKSEEVVRYQEEISSLLSQIVDLQHKLKENVIEKEELKLHLQASKDAQRQLTAELHELQDRNAECLGMLHESQEEAKLLRSRVSSAACLCHRQPCGAFPVDSLAAEIEGTMRKELSQADESLLSKQKDQQKRVFDTVKTANVIRGRSSPFPAPLPIPGSNRSSAVMTAKPFQSGVHQLESHTRMAMGNSSEKNLKDTHIPGQPGSPGDNDLVTALHRLSLRRQNYLSEKQFFEEEWDRKLNLLAEQKEEASGFSTPTESSFSSGTNSEFTDLSASCSNLRVLLPEKLQIVKPIEGSQTLFHWQQLARPNLGTILDPRPGVVTKGFTPLSDDTVHHISDLEEDDEEESEGGITFQAQQSFPEEKKCTLAKPVSGIFLPPITSAAVPLTASNPGKCLSSTNSTFTFTTCRILHPSDVTQVTPSSMGAPFSLGNSSSTGNSVVSTPAIPYRLSIGEFLTNRRDSTTTFSSTSSLAKLLQERGISAKVYDSPILEKLPLLQPPRTLPIPSTPPNSPSRSPCPSPPLFEPRVHHSENFLASRPAETFLQEMYGLKPSRNAPDIGQLKMNLVDRLKRLGIARVIKPPETQDHAKNQGPEVGLQRQDSAGLLNAGSNLMVGLRRNQSLPAMIGALGAPACTQSSKMGILKED from the exons CTCTTATTGaacttccttcctcctccttggaTGGATCTCACAAGTTTGCACAAG TTCTTGGCACAGGTAATGCAGAACAGAAGACCTACAGTGATGCTGACATGGTCAAACGTCTGTTAGCTGAG AAAGATCGAGACCTGGAACTGGCAGCTCGAATTGGACAAGCCCTCCTTAAGCGAAACCATCTGTTGATGGAACAGAACGAAGCCCTAGAAGAACAGTTAGGACAAACTCTAGACAGA GTTAACCAGCTGCAGCACGAGCTGTCAAAGAAGGACGACCTGCTGCGCATTGTTTCAATTGCTTCTGAGGAGAGCGAGACGGATTCCAGCTGTTCCACACCGCTCCGCTTCAATGAGTCTTTCACGGTGCCACACGACCCGTTGCAGCTGGATGTCTTGCAGGATAAACTCCGagagctggaagaggagaaCCTTGCTCTTCGGTCGAAG GCTTGCCATCTGAAGACAGAAACCATCACGTATGAAGagaaggaacagcagctggtcAATGACTGTGTGAAAGAACTCC GGCAAACAAATGCTCACATTTCCAGGATAACAGAGGAGTTGTCAGAGAAGAGTGAGGAAGTGGTTCGCTACCAAGAAGAGATCTCATCCCTCTTGTCTCAGATTGTAGATCTTCAACATAAACTCAAAGAA AATGTGATTGAGAAGGAGGAGCTGAAACTTCACTTACAAGCCTCCAAAGATGCTCAGAGACAACTGACAGCAGAG CTCCATGAGTTGCAGGATCGGAATGCAGAGTGTCTGGGGATGTTGCACGAGTCCCAAGAAGAAGCGAAGTTGCTGCGCAGCAGagtcagctctgctgcctgtctCTGCCACCGCCAGCCATGTGGAGCATTCCCTGTG GATTCCCTTGCAGCAGAAATTGAAGGGACAATGCGGAAGGAGTTGAGTCAGGCTGATGAATCTCTTCTCTCCAAGCAAAA GGATCAACAGAAACGAGTATTTGACACTGTCAAGACTGCTAATGTCATTCGTGGCCGctcctctccctttcctgctCCATTGCCAATCCCTGGATCTAATCGGTCAAGTGCTGTTATGACAGCAAAACCCTTCCAGTCTGGTGTGCACCAGTTGGAGAGCCACACACGGATGGCCATGGGGAACAGCTCTGAGAAGAATTTGAA AGACACTCACATTCCTGGCCAGCCGGGAAGCCCTGGAGACAATGACTTGgtcacagctctgcacaggctCTCCCTCCGTCGTCAGAACTACCTGAGTGAGAAGCAGTTCTTTGAGGAGGAGTGGGACCGAAAACTGAATTTGTTGGCTGAGCAGAAAGAGGAGGCCAGTGGCTTCAGTACACcgacagaaagctctttttccTCGGGTACAAACTCAGAATTCACTGATCTCTCTGCCAGCTGTAGTAATCTCCGTGTCCTCCTACCAGAAAAATTGCAAATTGTCAAACCCATTGAAG GATCTCAGACCCTTTTCCATTGGCAGCAGCTTGCTCGACCCAACCTAGGCACCATTCTTGACCCAAGACCAGGTGTTGTTACTAAAGGCTTTACCCCTCTGTCTGATGACACTGTGCACCACATATCTGACCTGGAGGAGGATGATGAGGAAGAAAGTGAAGGAGGCATAACATTTCAAGCACAACAGTCCttcccagaggaaaagaaatgtacACTGGCAAAGCCAGTGTCAGGGATTTTCCTGCCACCTATTACTTCAGCAGCAGTACCGCTCACCG CCTCAAATCCAGGGAAGTGTCTGTCTTCAACAAATTCCACATTTACCTTTACTACCTGTAGGATTCTTCACCCATCTGATGTCACTCAAGTTACTCCCAG ctcCATGGGTGCTCCGTTTTCACTGGGAAATTCCAGCAGTACTGGAAACTCAGTAGTGAGTACTCCAGCCATTCCTTACAGACTTAGTATCGGAGAATTTCTCACCAACAGAAGAGACTCAACTACTACTTTCAGCAGCACAAGCAGTCTGGCCAAACTTTTGCAAGAACGAGGCATCTCTGCCAAGGTTTACGACAGCCCCATATTGGAAAAACTGCCTTTGCTACAACCCCCTCGAACTCTTCCCATTCCTTCTACTCCACCAAATTCTCCATCGCGTTCACCTTGTCCTTCCCCTCCACTGTTTGAGCCTCGAGTGCATCACTCTGAAAATTTCCTGGCTTCTCGACCAGCAGAAACATTCTTGCAGGAAATGTATGGCCTCAAGCCCTCCCGTAACGCTCCAGACATAGGCCAGCTGAAGATGAACCTGGTGGACAGACTGAAGAGGCTGGGCATTGCCAGGGTAATCAAGCCCCCTGAAACACAGGACCATGCGAAAAATCAAGGGCCAGAGGTTGGCTTGCAGAGGCAGGACTCAGCTGGGCTTTTAAATGCAGGTAGCAACTTGATGGTAGGACTGAGAAGAAACCAGAGTCTTCCAGCCATGATTGGAGCACTGGGAGCTCCAGCTTGCACACAGTCATCGAAAATGGGTATCCTAAAAGAAGACTAA
- the TRAK2 gene encoding trafficking kinesin-binding protein 2 isoform X2 — protein MSFAHRGLDSIPDVCSNEDLPEVELVSMLEEQLPDYKLRVDSLYLYENKDWIQSSPCHGRLPEITSPARDEESFRYMILGTGNAEQKTYSDADMVKRLLAEKDRDLELAARIGQALLKRNHLLMEQNEALEEQLGQTLDRVNQLQHELSKKDDLLRIVSIASEESETDSSCSTPLRFNESFTVPHDPLQLDVLQDKLRELEEENLALRSKACHLKTETITYEEKEQQLVNDCVKELRQTNAHISRITEELSEKSEEVVRYQEEISSLLSQIVDLQHKLKENVIEKEELKLHLQASKDAQRQLTAELHELQDRNAECLGMLHESQEEAKLLRSRVSSAACLCHRQPCGAFPVDSLAAEIEGTMRKELSQADESLLSKQKDQQKRVFDTVKTANVIRGRSSPFPAPLPIPGSNRSSAVMTAKPFQSGVHQLESHTRMAMGNSSEKNLKDTHIPGQPGSPGDNDLVTALHRLSLRRQNYLSEKQFFEEEWDRKLNLLAEQKEEASGFSTPTESSFSSGTNSEFTDLSASCSNLRVLLPEKLQIVKPIEGSQTLFHWQQLARPNLGTILDPRPGVVTKGFTPLSDDTVHHISDLEEDDEEESEGGITFQAQQSFPEEKKCTLAKPVSGIFLPPITSAAVPLTASNPGKCLSSTNSTFTFTTCRILHPSDVTQVTPSSMGAPFSLGNSSSTGNSVVSTPAIPYRLSIGEFLTNRRDSTTTFSSTSSLAKLLQERGISAKVYDSPILEKLPLLQPPRTLPIPSTPPNSPSRSPCPSPPLFEPRVHHSENFLASRPAETFLQEMYGLKPSRNAPDIGQLKMNLVDRLKRLGIARVIKPPETQDHAKNQGPEVGLQRQDSAGLLNAGSNLMVGLRRNQSLPAMIGALGAPACTQSSKMGILKED, from the exons TTCTTGGCACAGGTAATGCAGAACAGAAGACCTACAGTGATGCTGACATGGTCAAACGTCTGTTAGCTGAG AAAGATCGAGACCTGGAACTGGCAGCTCGAATTGGACAAGCCCTCCTTAAGCGAAACCATCTGTTGATGGAACAGAACGAAGCCCTAGAAGAACAGTTAGGACAAACTCTAGACAGA GTTAACCAGCTGCAGCACGAGCTGTCAAAGAAGGACGACCTGCTGCGCATTGTTTCAATTGCTTCTGAGGAGAGCGAGACGGATTCCAGCTGTTCCACACCGCTCCGCTTCAATGAGTCTTTCACGGTGCCACACGACCCGTTGCAGCTGGATGTCTTGCAGGATAAACTCCGagagctggaagaggagaaCCTTGCTCTTCGGTCGAAG GCTTGCCATCTGAAGACAGAAACCATCACGTATGAAGagaaggaacagcagctggtcAATGACTGTGTGAAAGAACTCC GGCAAACAAATGCTCACATTTCCAGGATAACAGAGGAGTTGTCAGAGAAGAGTGAGGAAGTGGTTCGCTACCAAGAAGAGATCTCATCCCTCTTGTCTCAGATTGTAGATCTTCAACATAAACTCAAAGAA AATGTGATTGAGAAGGAGGAGCTGAAACTTCACTTACAAGCCTCCAAAGATGCTCAGAGACAACTGACAGCAGAG CTCCATGAGTTGCAGGATCGGAATGCAGAGTGTCTGGGGATGTTGCACGAGTCCCAAGAAGAAGCGAAGTTGCTGCGCAGCAGagtcagctctgctgcctgtctCTGCCACCGCCAGCCATGTGGAGCATTCCCTGTG GATTCCCTTGCAGCAGAAATTGAAGGGACAATGCGGAAGGAGTTGAGTCAGGCTGATGAATCTCTTCTCTCCAAGCAAAA GGATCAACAGAAACGAGTATTTGACACTGTCAAGACTGCTAATGTCATTCGTGGCCGctcctctccctttcctgctCCATTGCCAATCCCTGGATCTAATCGGTCAAGTGCTGTTATGACAGCAAAACCCTTCCAGTCTGGTGTGCACCAGTTGGAGAGCCACACACGGATGGCCATGGGGAACAGCTCTGAGAAGAATTTGAA AGACACTCACATTCCTGGCCAGCCGGGAAGCCCTGGAGACAATGACTTGgtcacagctctgcacaggctCTCCCTCCGTCGTCAGAACTACCTGAGTGAGAAGCAGTTCTTTGAGGAGGAGTGGGACCGAAAACTGAATTTGTTGGCTGAGCAGAAAGAGGAGGCCAGTGGCTTCAGTACACcgacagaaagctctttttccTCGGGTACAAACTCAGAATTCACTGATCTCTCTGCCAGCTGTAGTAATCTCCGTGTCCTCCTACCAGAAAAATTGCAAATTGTCAAACCCATTGAAG GATCTCAGACCCTTTTCCATTGGCAGCAGCTTGCTCGACCCAACCTAGGCACCATTCTTGACCCAAGACCAGGTGTTGTTACTAAAGGCTTTACCCCTCTGTCTGATGACACTGTGCACCACATATCTGACCTGGAGGAGGATGATGAGGAAGAAAGTGAAGGAGGCATAACATTTCAAGCACAACAGTCCttcccagaggaaaagaaatgtacACTGGCAAAGCCAGTGTCAGGGATTTTCCTGCCACCTATTACTTCAGCAGCAGTACCGCTCACCG CCTCAAATCCAGGGAAGTGTCTGTCTTCAACAAATTCCACATTTACCTTTACTACCTGTAGGATTCTTCACCCATCTGATGTCACTCAAGTTACTCCCAG ctcCATGGGTGCTCCGTTTTCACTGGGAAATTCCAGCAGTACTGGAAACTCAGTAGTGAGTACTCCAGCCATTCCTTACAGACTTAGTATCGGAGAATTTCTCACCAACAGAAGAGACTCAACTACTACTTTCAGCAGCACAAGCAGTCTGGCCAAACTTTTGCAAGAACGAGGCATCTCTGCCAAGGTTTACGACAGCCCCATATTGGAAAAACTGCCTTTGCTACAACCCCCTCGAACTCTTCCCATTCCTTCTACTCCACCAAATTCTCCATCGCGTTCACCTTGTCCTTCCCCTCCACTGTTTGAGCCTCGAGTGCATCACTCTGAAAATTTCCTGGCTTCTCGACCAGCAGAAACATTCTTGCAGGAAATGTATGGCCTCAAGCCCTCCCGTAACGCTCCAGACATAGGCCAGCTGAAGATGAACCTGGTGGACAGACTGAAGAGGCTGGGCATTGCCAGGGTAATCAAGCCCCCTGAAACACAGGACCATGCGAAAAATCAAGGGCCAGAGGTTGGCTTGCAGAGGCAGGACTCAGCTGGGCTTTTAAATGCAGGTAGCAACTTGATGGTAGGACTGAGAAGAAACCAGAGTCTTCCAGCCATGATTGGAGCACTGGGAGCTCCAGCTTGCACACAGTCATCGAAAATGGGTATCCTAAAAGAAGACTAA
- the TRAK2 gene encoding trafficking kinesin-binding protein 2 isoform X3: MAKHSKNFNQNEELLATFAWQVLGTGNAEQKTYSDADMVKRLLAEKDRDLELAARIGQALLKRNHLLMEQNEALEEQLGQTLDRVNQLQHELSKKDDLLRIVSIASEESETDSSCSTPLRFNESFTVPHDPLQLDVLQDKLRELEEENLALRSKACHLKTETITYEEKEQQLVNDCVKELRQTNAHISRITEELSEKSEEVVRYQEEISSLLSQIVDLQHKLKENVIEKEELKLHLQASKDAQRQLTAELHELQDRNAECLGMLHESQEEAKLLRSRVSSAACLCHRQPCGAFPVDSLAAEIEGTMRKELSQADESLLSKQKDQQKRVFDTVKTANVIRGRSSPFPAPLPIPGSNRSSAVMTAKPFQSGVHQLESHTRMAMGNSSEKNLKDTHIPGQPGSPGDNDLVTALHRLSLRRQNYLSEKQFFEEEWDRKLNLLAEQKEEASGFSTPTESSFSSGTNSEFTDLSASCSNLRVLLPEKLQIVKPIEGSQTLFHWQQLARPNLGTILDPRPGVVTKGFTPLSDDTVHHISDLEEDDEEESEGGITFQAQQSFPEEKKCTLAKPVSGIFLPPITSAAVPLTASNPGKCLSSTNSTFTFTTCRILHPSDVTQVTPSSMGAPFSLGNSSSTGNSVVSTPAIPYRLSIGEFLTNRRDSTTTFSSTSSLAKLLQERGISAKVYDSPILEKLPLLQPPRTLPIPSTPPNSPSRSPCPSPPLFEPRVHHSENFLASRPAETFLQEMYGLKPSRNAPDIGQLKMNLVDRLKRLGIARVIKPPETQDHAKNQGPEVGLQRQDSAGLLNAGSNLMVGLRRNQSLPAMIGALGAPACTQSSKMGILKED, encoded by the exons TTCTTGGCACAGGTAATGCAGAACAGAAGACCTACAGTGATGCTGACATGGTCAAACGTCTGTTAGCTGAG AAAGATCGAGACCTGGAACTGGCAGCTCGAATTGGACAAGCCCTCCTTAAGCGAAACCATCTGTTGATGGAACAGAACGAAGCCCTAGAAGAACAGTTAGGACAAACTCTAGACAGA GTTAACCAGCTGCAGCACGAGCTGTCAAAGAAGGACGACCTGCTGCGCATTGTTTCAATTGCTTCTGAGGAGAGCGAGACGGATTCCAGCTGTTCCACACCGCTCCGCTTCAATGAGTCTTTCACGGTGCCACACGACCCGTTGCAGCTGGATGTCTTGCAGGATAAACTCCGagagctggaagaggagaaCCTTGCTCTTCGGTCGAAG GCTTGCCATCTGAAGACAGAAACCATCACGTATGAAGagaaggaacagcagctggtcAATGACTGTGTGAAAGAACTCC GGCAAACAAATGCTCACATTTCCAGGATAACAGAGGAGTTGTCAGAGAAGAGTGAGGAAGTGGTTCGCTACCAAGAAGAGATCTCATCCCTCTTGTCTCAGATTGTAGATCTTCAACATAAACTCAAAGAA AATGTGATTGAGAAGGAGGAGCTGAAACTTCACTTACAAGCCTCCAAAGATGCTCAGAGACAACTGACAGCAGAG CTCCATGAGTTGCAGGATCGGAATGCAGAGTGTCTGGGGATGTTGCACGAGTCCCAAGAAGAAGCGAAGTTGCTGCGCAGCAGagtcagctctgctgcctgtctCTGCCACCGCCAGCCATGTGGAGCATTCCCTGTG GATTCCCTTGCAGCAGAAATTGAAGGGACAATGCGGAAGGAGTTGAGTCAGGCTGATGAATCTCTTCTCTCCAAGCAAAA GGATCAACAGAAACGAGTATTTGACACTGTCAAGACTGCTAATGTCATTCGTGGCCGctcctctccctttcctgctCCATTGCCAATCCCTGGATCTAATCGGTCAAGTGCTGTTATGACAGCAAAACCCTTCCAGTCTGGTGTGCACCAGTTGGAGAGCCACACACGGATGGCCATGGGGAACAGCTCTGAGAAGAATTTGAA AGACACTCACATTCCTGGCCAGCCGGGAAGCCCTGGAGACAATGACTTGgtcacagctctgcacaggctCTCCCTCCGTCGTCAGAACTACCTGAGTGAGAAGCAGTTCTTTGAGGAGGAGTGGGACCGAAAACTGAATTTGTTGGCTGAGCAGAAAGAGGAGGCCAGTGGCTTCAGTACACcgacagaaagctctttttccTCGGGTACAAACTCAGAATTCACTGATCTCTCTGCCAGCTGTAGTAATCTCCGTGTCCTCCTACCAGAAAAATTGCAAATTGTCAAACCCATTGAAG GATCTCAGACCCTTTTCCATTGGCAGCAGCTTGCTCGACCCAACCTAGGCACCATTCTTGACCCAAGACCAGGTGTTGTTACTAAAGGCTTTACCCCTCTGTCTGATGACACTGTGCACCACATATCTGACCTGGAGGAGGATGATGAGGAAGAAAGTGAAGGAGGCATAACATTTCAAGCACAACAGTCCttcccagaggaaaagaaatgtacACTGGCAAAGCCAGTGTCAGGGATTTTCCTGCCACCTATTACTTCAGCAGCAGTACCGCTCACCG CCTCAAATCCAGGGAAGTGTCTGTCTTCAACAAATTCCACATTTACCTTTACTACCTGTAGGATTCTTCACCCATCTGATGTCACTCAAGTTACTCCCAG ctcCATGGGTGCTCCGTTTTCACTGGGAAATTCCAGCAGTACTGGAAACTCAGTAGTGAGTACTCCAGCCATTCCTTACAGACTTAGTATCGGAGAATTTCTCACCAACAGAAGAGACTCAACTACTACTTTCAGCAGCACAAGCAGTCTGGCCAAACTTTTGCAAGAACGAGGCATCTCTGCCAAGGTTTACGACAGCCCCATATTGGAAAAACTGCCTTTGCTACAACCCCCTCGAACTCTTCCCATTCCTTCTACTCCACCAAATTCTCCATCGCGTTCACCTTGTCCTTCCCCTCCACTGTTTGAGCCTCGAGTGCATCACTCTGAAAATTTCCTGGCTTCTCGACCAGCAGAAACATTCTTGCAGGAAATGTATGGCCTCAAGCCCTCCCGTAACGCTCCAGACATAGGCCAGCTGAAGATGAACCTGGTGGACAGACTGAAGAGGCTGGGCATTGCCAGGGTAATCAAGCCCCCTGAAACACAGGACCATGCGAAAAATCAAGGGCCAGAGGTTGGCTTGCAGAGGCAGGACTCAGCTGGGCTTTTAAATGCAGGTAGCAACTTGATGGTAGGACTGAGAAGAAACCAGAGTCTTCCAGCCATGATTGGAGCACTGGGAGCTCCAGCTTGCACACAGTCATCGAAAATGGGTATCCTAAAAGAAGACTAA